From the Lathyrus oleraceus cultivar Zhongwan6 chromosome 3, CAAS_Psat_ZW6_1.0, whole genome shotgun sequence genome, the window ATAAATATGGACCTCAAAAATTCTATATTGTATCAGTGGAGATTTCAGAGATACATCTCCGATACCACCCTATTATCTTATTCGGGAGATGGAACCTCACCTGAACCGGACAGAAAAACAGAACATGTGTTTTATGTTTGACAAATGCACAATTTTTTTGACAAACATcaaaatatattaaaatatttaaaattgtatatattatattttattaatattaatacaAAATTACATACAATTAATTGATAACAAAAAACTAAAACGAATTGAAAAATTTGTCGCCGACTAAATTTATAAGTATGGCGATCCTCCCTTTGACTTTTGTGCATTTGATTCTCTTTTAACGCCGCTCAATTTTATTCGGGAGATGGAACCTCACCTGAACCAGACAGAAAAACAAAACATGTGTGTTATGTTTGACAAATGCACAATTTTTTTGACAAACATcaaaatatattaaaatatttgaaattataTATATTAcattttattaatattaatacaAAATTACATACAATTAATTGATAACAAAAAGCTAAAACGAATCGAAAATTTATCGCCGACTAAATTTATAAGTATGGTGATCCTCCCTTTGACTTTTGTGCATTTGATTCTCTTTTAACGCCGCTCAATTTGGTGAACTCTTGCACCCTTTTCACAAATTGATCGGTCAAGTCTCGACTTTCTTTATTGAATGAGTTGTTTGTTCACTGATGTAAGTGGTATAAGACATTCCAATTTCAAATAAACTTGAACAAAGTGTTGTGATTTTGAAAATCATCCAATACACATAATATGATCATTTGAATATTAGTATTTGAGACATTTTCGAATCTTTTACGTTTCAAAGTTGCAAGTATATTTTTAGATTGAGTCAAATTGAATATCATATCTGAAACGCATTCCTTGTCTTCCAACATGAGACAACAAACAATTGGATGATCGGCTAACTTTTCACATAAGTCATGATTATGTAAATCACATATGCCATTAAATTTTCATTTCTTATTTGCCAACGTATAACCACGCAACTTAAAAGGACACTCACATTTTCTTGAATCAGTGTCATTTCATTTAAAATTCCAGAGATGACGTATATATTCCTCACTTCTTTCGCATGTCATTGTCACAAATGTACCTCTTCTATCCAAACCATTATCGGATCTTCCGATTACCACATAAAATCCTAATTTGAAGGTCTCCGTACGAATCCATTGATGCATGTGATCACGAAATTCAAACTCgttttcatttttaaattggttGCCAAATCGACCTCTTACATAACAACACATTTGGCATCCGAGGACACAACATGTTTGGAAAAAACATCAGGTTACACCATATCTAATACAAACAgttataataaaaaaaaactcCTAAAACCGTAAACAGAACTGAAAAAATTAAAACAGACAGGCtacagagatgcatcttcggagGAGTTCATACAAACTTCAGAACTACATCTCCAAGTTCAACCTACATTTTTCATACTAAAAATAAATTTAATGTGATCAATAAGGTTTGAAATTAATGATATTTACCTAAAATTTCATCTTTTACTCCTTTTAATATGatgaaacgaaaaaataaatatttagaGTGAAAATgttattgaaaatgaaatgattttTGAAAAGGATTTAGAGAGAAATAAATATGGATCTGATCATGCAGTGCAGGGGATTGTTTTATCAAAATTCACATTTTCTTATTCTATAGATGCATCTCCATAAATACCTGACATGCAAAGGTGACAGGAATTTCAAAATTCTACCTCAAATTTCCGAAAATATATCTCTAAAATATCCACTAGTATGCTTAAATATCAATATATATGTTGTAAATACTCGAAAATACATCTTCGAAATAAATTTTATTTCTTACAAGAAAGATCTGAATTTAAGCTTATCAACTCACAATTTAAAGGAACCTTCCAATTTGATACTCCCTTTATCCcaaattataagtcactttgAAAAATTATAAGTTTATTTACAATTCCAATATATTATTAATGACATTTTTCTTAATATACTTatcatttattattttttcttctAATTTTGAAATTTTCTTTTTCATCAATAATAAATGAAGAACAATGATATAAAGTCATACATAATTTCTCTTCTCATACAGCATTAATCATGTTCTTAATTTATATGAAATGTCCAAAACGTCTTATAATTTGTGACAGATGAGTAACATCAAGGAACACAATGGAACCGAACCTCTCCATTTTGATATCATCAAGGAACCCAATGGACTGAGTTGATAAACGACAGAAGCTAAATAGGAGAATTGGACGCTGAGGTCACACAAACTTAGAATGAGTAACTTATAACAAATTAGATAAATTAAATAATCGgtatgaattttttttaatttgaaaatcaATATAAACCCCAACTTAAATATAAGGAACCAAAAAAATGTTTatctaaaaaataaaaaagacaTTTTAATCGTTTGTAAAATATCAATCAAATACTAGCACCTTCCTTTCTCAAGACATTTTCATGATGTACCACACATTATGCTTAAATAAACAATTGAACAATGGTGGTAATGATTGACCTAATTGCTGAAACAAAGTTTTGGCTTTAGAAAAAATATTTACAAAAGAATAATGCTAAGTAACACAGAAAAACAACATGACCCTGTGTTTTATGCAgttatttgaatttttttatattttccTTCCACTTCAGCTTGCGTGCAAAGACAAACTTAGTTACATAGCTCACATGATGTTATAGATGACATGGGAGAGATGTTATTTTTTGTGTTTGCATAGCATGACTATTTACAAATTGAAGGTGTAAGATGCACAAGGTGACAATTCCTTGACCAAGGGATAAGTACCTGAAGTGAGGTAACTGTAGTGCTTGCTGTGTGAATACTAGGCTAAATGATTTGCTTGAGATCGATGGATCTCATCAGCACGGGCAGAAGGAAGATAGATTGCATTTAACAATGAACTGTGAGTTCGTCCATAGAACAAGTATATAAGTAGCCCGATTAACAGCCACACAGAAACTCTTAGCCATGTAGCAGCCCTGAAATTCAAACACGAGAAAAATTAGATGTTAGTAACGCAATTTATGCATGTTGTTATGGATTAATGTCAAGAAATTTCTCACCCAAGATCAATTAGTAAGTAGGTGTTTATAAGAATGCAGGCAGCAGGTAGGAATGGAACAAATGGGCAAGCAAAACCTGAAATACAAACAATGTTACGCATAAAATGAAGTTTTAGAAATCCACCAAAATAAGATTAGATTGGCTATTTAGATTTGTCTGGTGGTGCACATACCTCCAGAGTGTCCAAAGCTGTGTCTGgtatcatcttgctttatgcaGGCCAGTACAATTATGCTGCAGAAAAGAACAATTACACCCACGCCAAACAATGTAACGCGCAAAACCCTGCATGTGCACAAATAATCGCAAGAAAGGAACAGGAGTAAGGATAAAGAACTAACTCAAAGGAGACACTGTTCTTTCCGAAATGAGTTCAGCGTGATTTCATACTTCAAGATTAGCAAATACAGTTAAAAGTTTACATACCTGGGACACCTTTCGACTGAAGCTGCACCGGTTACCATGAGAATCCCTATACATAGAAAGGATATGCTCCATCCGGCAAATTTTCTCCTAGTATTCTCATTCTGTTCCTCTGTATAATATAGTCAAAACTCAACTTTAAGAACTAGCACTTCATTAAAAAAAATGTAAGCAAATGTTGATAAAAAGAATAGCAAACAATTATTGACAAAATTGAAACAACGCACAATATAGATTCAAACTTTCAAAACTACGCGTGTGAAATATAGATTGAAAGTTTCAAAGGAACTGAATCATCGAGTAGCCCGGTTCATAATTAATGAAGATGGATCATCAGTGTATCACATGAGAGGAGCATGATGCCCAATTATAGATGATTTATAAAGTCGTATTCATATCACAAGAATGGGTTCAAACATGAAATGACACCCTGAACTATCAGTGTTAATATGTGTTGTAAATAATAGACTTTAAATAGTAATATTTGTAGTTATATGTGGTCTCTTAAGCAAAACTCATTAGGTTTAGAATTTACTCTATTTAAACATATTAGCTATTGCATTGTAATTACAACACTAAAATATATAAGAAGCCCGTTAAGTCTAGAATTTGCTCTACTTAAACATATTAGCTACTGCATTGTAATTACACAATATTGAAATATATGAGAATTATTTTCTACAATATGTTTCTGCCTGACTAATTTAAACATCAAGATTCAAACAAGAATTACCTTTGGTCACTTCTTTTATGATTAAAGGATGTTCAAGCCGGATGTCTGGCTTGTCATGTAGGTCACTATTATCAAAATAACTAGCAAGATCTACGGGACTCATGGTCGTTTCTTCTTCAATATCACTACCAGATTGGTTCAATAATGGATCAACAGATGTTAGAAGTGAAGCTGGAACTGGAACTTCATTAGGTGGAACATATCTGATTATCAAAACTGAAACTGCAACCGTGGTAAAGGCAAGCAATGTTCCCACGCTAACCTGTATTCGGAAAGCAATGAATATAACAACAGTTTAAGTTTATAATAATCTAAGAAAGAAGTGGCAACCAAGTTATTTATTGTCATGATTTATTGTACAATTAAAGTAAACTAACCATTCCTGCTAACTGAGAAACATCCATAAAGAATGCAAGAACAGCAGCAAAAAGACCAGTGACAATAGTGCTTTTCAAAGGAATCTGTGTGCGCCTATAGATATCTGAGAAGAAGGAGGGTAGAAGGCCATCCCTAGCCATTGCCATAAAGAGCCGTGGCTGCAAAACGCGTGTGTCAATGGAAATATATATTTATCAAGTGCAAGAAACCATAATGGTACCCAGTATCAACGTGCACTAACATGTCTATGTGTATTTTAGATAGTTATTTCGAAAACACTTGGGAATATTGCCAAGTGAatatgaaatttgatatgatttCAATCTCAATTCTTGACATCCAATTAAAGCTTTCCTTCTCACTCAAAAGTCCAGAACATGTAGGAAGATGACAACAAAAACAACTTGGTAACAAAATAGAGTAAGAATAAAAAGAAATGGAAAAATAATTTAGGTTGTAAAAATCCATAACCAAAGCCTAACAGCCATAACCAAGTGGAGTGATTAACAGATATTCTAAAGAAATAAATTATTACATCTTTTTTACTTGTACGTACCTGAGGAAGAACTGACCCCAACAAACTGGAAAAAAGAGCAGTGACAGCTCCGGTTGTTATTATATACCTGTCATCAGTAAAATAAATGTAAATTGAAGCATAATATTCAAAAGAGACAATCATATATTTAGATTGTTTAAACAATAAAACAGGATGCCCTAGCAAACCTTACACTGCCCATTCCATCCCATAGATAGAAAATGCTGAGGAGATTGGGGTGTCAGGGTTCAATGCATAATACGGTACTAAGCCAACAATAACTGCTGATACAAGCATATACAGAACGCAGCATATAGCTAATGCAGTTGATATGCCGATTGGCAAATCTCGTTGAGGATTTTTGACCTGCACAATAACAATAAAAATCTTAAATaacaaaaatttgaagaaaatggTGTTTCACAAATACAGTACAATATAAAAGCCTTAAATAACAATACGATATTAAATGCATTTTCAAGAATGCATGTGTGCTTTTATGAGCCTTGCATTTAGTTTCTGCCGATACGAACTACACTTGACTTAAAAGATCAGTCCCTCTTGGGAATATTCACCTCCTCAGCTGTACCGGAAACTGTATCAAAACCAATGTATGAAAAGAAAACGACTGCAGACCCAGCAAACATCCCATTCACTCCGTAAGGAAAAAACCTGAGATATAAGAGAAAGTTCAGCTATATCAAGAAGAGTAATGAAAAAGATGAAGAGCTGAAAATGAAGACTCAAACAGCCATTACCCGCTCGGGAGATCATAACCAACCCATCCGGTTTTGAAACCTAGATATCCACCAACTGTAATGATGAATAGCATGACAGAGACATTTATGGTTGTCGCAATGGATTGTACTGTTGAACTctgaaatatcaattgagataaATAGGTCGGTATAATGAGATAGGTAATTAGAAAAATGGTGATTGTGTGTATGTGTTTTAGTTGAAAATCCATACCTCCTTGATTCCAAGGCACAAGGGGATGGTAATAAGAATAATTAATACAGCTGCACATGGATCAACCACTATTCCAAGACCCGGTAAGGTATGACGAGCCAGAAATGAAGGTAGGTTGTCTTCACCACCAAAAAACAAGGCCTGCAATAAGCAAGAATAAAATAAATACAAAACCAAACTGTTAAGTATGGTGTTCTTGTTGGAATGAAGTATCTTGTACTCCCCCGGTCTAGAATATAAGCAAAAGTAAAAATGTATCAAATATGTTTTGACTTTTGCTTATACTAAATATAAGACCGGAGGGAGTATATATACATCACCAAGTGTCAAAAATCAAAATACATCCAGGATACCCATGTCCTACAATTCATGACCCGTGATAAATAACCTATAATTTGTATGCGTTTGATTAGTCTCTTAGTGCATTCTCAACTACAAAGTACCAAGATGGTAAAAGAGAACATGCGAgattaaaattaagaaaaatggaaGTAAAAAGTATAACAAACCAGATTCGGGGTTATGCCACGAGCAACAGCTGAAGCACCAATTGTATATTCTAGAATCAAGGACCAACCTACCAACCAAGCAACCCTGAGATAAACAGAAATGTTCAAATCATGGGTTTTATTCATAACAATGAAAAATTAATAACGAACAAAACATGTTAAGCATCTTCATCTAAGCATAAATTTCTTCAAAGTTTTATTCCAAGGAGAAACGTAACTCACCCTTCTCCAATGCATATGTAGGTATAATGATAAGCACTCCCTGCTGACGGACATCGACATGCAAGTTCTGCATAACAGAAAGCTGATAGCGCAGCGGCTATTCCTGCAATTAAGATTGATAATACAAGTGCTGGTCCTGCCTGCTCCCTAGCAACTGTTCCAATAAGAATATACACTCCAGCTCCTATTGTAGCTCCAACCCCTGATTTTCAAGAATTATCAATTACCATCTGTATAGTAAATACTTGGTGAAAACTACTAAGAAGCCAAACCCTAGAAATCAAATCAAAATCAACATAACCCTAAAAGATAAATCACTCTTTTGACCAACATTCAAAAAACTGAAATTGAAAATGAAGAATTACCAATTCCAACAAGATCAACTACAGATAACTTCCTAGCCAATTGAGAATGACTCCTGTGATGAGCAGAATCAACTTGCTTCCTCCTAATGAAGCTTCCAAATCTCCTAAACCACCCTCTGTCTCTTTCTCCAGCACCAACACCCTC encodes:
- the LOC127126606 gene encoding cationic amino acid transporter 4, vacuolar, coding for MIVNIGNEGVGAGERDRGWFRRFGSFIRRKQVDSAHHRSHSQLARKLSVVDLVGIGVGATIGAGVYILIGTVAREQAGPALVLSILIAGIAAALSAFCYAELACRCPSAGSAYHYTYICIGEGVAWLVGWSLILEYTIGASAVARGITPNLALFFGGEDNLPSFLARHTLPGLGIVVDPCAAVLIILITIPLCLGIKESSTVQSIATTINVSVMLFIITVGGYLGFKTGWVGYDLPSGFFPYGVNGMFAGSAVVFFSYIGFDTVSGTAEEVKNPQRDLPIGISTALAICCVLYMLVSAVIVGLVPYYALNPDTPISSAFSIYGMEWAVYIITTGAVTALFSSLLGSVLPQPRLFMAMARDGLLPSFFSDIYRRTQIPLKSTIVTGLFAAVLAFFMDVSQLAGMVSVGTLLAFTTVAVSVLIIRYVPPNEVPVPASLLTSVDPLLNQSGSDIEEETTMSPVDLASYFDNSDLHDKPDIRLEHPLIIKEVTKEEQNENTRRKFAGWSISFLCIGILMVTGAASVERCPRVLRVTLFGVGVIVLFCSIIVLACIKQDDTRHSFGHSGGFACPFVPFLPAACILINTYLLIDLGAATWLRVSVWLLIGLLIYLFYGRTHSSLLNAIYLPSARADEIHRSQANHLA